DNA sequence from the candidate division TA06 bacterium genome:
CAAGTCATCCTCCTATCCTTGACTATCCGGCCCCGCACCAGCAACAAATATGATGTCGTCTATGACCACTCTACCCACCATGGAGTTGAGTTTTCGGATGAGTTCAGGCTTCAAGAAGATAAGCTCATTTCTCCAGGAGGAGCCAGACACTTCTACCAGTAGCTTTGAGCCCTGTATCTTGATCGGCCTTGTGCGTTCAGCAACTCTCCTGTTCACCGCTTTCTCCCAGAGTGCCATCACCTTTTCCTCATTTATCTTCTTCTTGAGGCCGAGAGTGTCAACGAGTGAATCAAGGATCTTGCCTATTCTTTCCAA
Encoded proteins:
- a CDS encoding DUF721 domain-containing protein; amino-acid sequence: MERIGKILDSLVDTLGLKKKINEEKVMALWEKAVNRRVAERTRPIKIQGSKLLVEVSGSSWRNELIFLKPELIRKLNSMVGRVVIDDIIFVAGAGPDSQG